One Gloeobacter morelensis MG652769 DNA window includes the following coding sequences:
- a CDS encoding BlaI/MecI/CopY family transcriptional regulator — MPPLPDYRPERLSLGPLEAEIMDIVWKRGALAVKDVHDELLSDPDRELAYASVTTVLRRLVQKGWLSCDTSQRAFCFTPRISREQARTLTAHSRLQAFLSVGTPEVVAAFADSLDEASVEQLGAIAERIRQARGER, encoded by the coding sequence ATGCCCCCACTACCGGACTACCGTCCTGAACGTCTTTCACTCGGCCCGCTCGAAGCGGAAATTATGGACATTGTTTGGAAACGCGGAGCGCTCGCGGTCAAAGACGTGCACGACGAGCTGCTCAGCGATCCGGACCGCGAACTTGCTTACGCTTCGGTGACCACCGTCCTGCGCCGTCTGGTGCAAAAAGGCTGGCTCAGCTGCGACACCAGCCAGCGGGCCTTTTGCTTTACCCCCCGGATCAGCCGCGAGCAGGCGCGCACCCTCACCGCCCACAGCCGTCTGCAGGCGTTTTTGTCGGTGGGCACACCGGAGGTGGTGGCGGCCTTCGCCGACAGCCTCGATGAAGCGAGCGTCGAACAACTGGGTGCGATTGCCGAGCGCATCCGCCAGGCGCGGGGGGAGCGATGA
- a CDS encoding HlyD family secretion protein, whose product MAVISKKRDRRLNWLIIAGVVLAALATGWFLFGRAEQPAERAQELARQTAPVVREDVILSVSAAGIVKPLTPVNISPKQPGRLAALYVDQGQVVKKGQILARMDNTDLQGQLLQAKGTLAAAQANLRKLQAGNRTQEIRQAEQNLRDAEAQLIGARSTYESNAQLFASGAVSRNALDVSRSQYESLQARIGALRQQADLSKAGFRPEDIDTARAQVLQAEGALKTIQTQVNDTAIRAPFAGVITQKFANPGSFVTPTTSASATSSATSSSILAMAGELEAVASVAESDVRNIYPGQSVALRVDAYPGRSFKGQVRLVAPEAVVVQNVTSFEVRVRITDPDRRLLKSGMNLTAVFRVGERKDALLIPTTAVVSEAGRNGVYLPGGAKPRFKPIEIGATVGSQTQVIGGLAEGDRVYITFPGGRKPNDRPVSNSSPLGGPGAGRSTRAPR is encoded by the coding sequence ATGGCAGTCATCTCCAAAAAACGCGACCGGCGCCTCAACTGGCTGATTATCGCCGGGGTGGTCCTTGCGGCCCTGGCGACCGGCTGGTTCCTCTTCGGCCGCGCCGAACAACCCGCTGAGCGCGCCCAGGAACTCGCCCGCCAGACCGCTCCGGTGGTGCGCGAAGACGTCATCCTCTCGGTCTCGGCGGCAGGGATCGTCAAGCCCCTCACCCCAGTCAACATCTCCCCCAAGCAACCGGGCCGGCTCGCGGCGCTGTACGTCGATCAGGGCCAGGTGGTCAAAAAAGGCCAGATCCTCGCCCGCATGGACAATACCGACCTGCAGGGGCAGCTGTTGCAGGCGAAGGGCACCCTCGCCGCCGCCCAGGCCAATTTGCGCAAGTTGCAGGCAGGCAACCGCACCCAGGAAATTCGCCAGGCCGAGCAGAACCTGCGCGACGCCGAGGCGCAACTGATTGGCGCCCGCTCCACCTACGAGAGCAACGCACAGCTATTCGCCTCCGGCGCGGTGAGCCGCAACGCCCTCGACGTCAGCCGCTCGCAATACGAATCGCTCCAGGCGCGCATCGGTGCGCTGCGCCAGCAGGCGGATCTATCGAAGGCAGGCTTTCGCCCGGAGGATATCGACACCGCCCGCGCCCAGGTGCTCCAGGCCGAGGGCGCCCTCAAAACGATCCAGACCCAGGTGAACGACACGGCTATCCGGGCACCCTTTGCCGGCGTGATCACCCAAAAATTTGCCAACCCCGGCTCGTTTGTCACCCCGACCACCTCGGCGAGCGCCACTTCCTCCGCCACCTCCTCGTCGATTCTGGCGATGGCGGGCGAGCTGGAGGCGGTGGCGAGCGTCGCCGAATCGGACGTGCGCAATATCTACCCCGGCCAGTCCGTGGCGCTGCGGGTGGACGCTTATCCGGGACGTAGCTTCAAAGGCCAGGTCCGCCTGGTAGCCCCCGAAGCGGTCGTCGTCCAGAACGTCACCAGCTTCGAAGTGCGCGTGCGCATCACCGATCCCGACCGCCGCCTGCTCAAGTCGGGCATGAACCTGACGGCGGTCTTTCGAGTCGGCGAGCGCAAGGACGCCCTGCTCATCCCGACCACGGCGGTGGTCAGCGAGGCGGGGCGCAACGGCGTCTACCTGCCGGGGGGTGCGAAGCCGCGCTTCAAGCCCATCGAAATCGGCGCCACCGTCGGCAGCCAGACCCAGGTGATCGGCGGTCTTGCCGAGGGCGACCGGGTCTACATCACCTTCCCGGGCGGCCGCAAACCCAACGACCGGCCGGTGAGCAACAGCTCCCCCCTGGGCGGCCCCGGCGCCGGCCGTTCTACCCGCGCCCCCCGATAG
- a CDS encoding PrsW family glutamic-type intramembrane protease: protein MVLNRRSKGFLKRVAVGDQPAAERHPLSESEAITLGRAANCEIVLDAGRYSGVSRNHAQVLPLPGGTGWQIYDLNSANGTFINGTRLEGSHILQPGDRILLGSNGPEFCFECERAFAPPPEPLNIADSQADTVSITQLLPITSTVSDLLERDFLIPGVSTVLFVVALFSSIGNALLFNSILALYLAGAGYFFVYRLCGKSKPWWVLIGAALATALLLASPLMAGFFVVFRQWLPGDTDAMLLRAAQGETVGFVERLVTFFFGAGLLEELVKALPVLAAYLIGRRLSQPWRSRLGVLEPLDGILLGAACGVGFTLFETFSHYLPATVEQFTVQAGALGIGEAAGLQLLIPRIIGNVSGHMAYSGYLGYFIGLGALKRTPARRWWIFLIGYLSAASIHALWNAAGVLGEPVLAIAGVLAFAFLMAAILKARKLSPTRPGETASASGAGK, encoded by the coding sequence ATGGTGCTCAACCGGCGCAGCAAAGGATTTCTCAAGCGCGTGGCGGTAGGCGATCAGCCCGCCGCCGAGCGCCATCCCCTCTCCGAGTCCGAGGCGATCACCCTGGGCCGCGCCGCCAACTGCGAAATCGTCCTGGACGCGGGCCGCTACAGCGGTGTCTCGCGCAACCATGCTCAGGTGCTGCCCTTGCCGGGGGGCACGGGCTGGCAAATTTATGACCTCAATAGTGCCAACGGCACCTTCATCAACGGCACCCGCCTCGAAGGCAGCCACATCCTGCAGCCGGGCGACCGGATTTTGCTAGGTTCCAACGGACCGGAATTTTGCTTCGAGTGCGAGCGTGCCTTTGCCCCGCCACCCGAGCCGCTCAATATCGCCGATTCCCAGGCCGACACCGTCAGCATCACGCAGTTGTTGCCGATCACCTCGACGGTGAGCGACTTGCTCGAGCGGGACTTCTTGATTCCGGGGGTGAGCACGGTGCTGTTCGTGGTCGCCCTGTTCAGCAGCATCGGCAACGCCCTGCTGTTCAACTCGATCCTGGCGCTGTACCTGGCGGGGGCGGGTTACTTTTTTGTCTACCGGCTGTGCGGCAAATCCAAACCCTGGTGGGTGCTCATCGGCGCCGCCCTGGCGACGGCTTTGCTGCTGGCCAGCCCCCTGATGGCCGGGTTTTTCGTGGTCTTTCGCCAGTGGTTGCCCGGCGACACCGACGCCATGCTCCTGCGCGCCGCCCAGGGGGAGACGGTGGGTTTCGTCGAGCGCCTGGTGACCTTCTTTTTTGGGGCGGGGTTGCTCGAAGAACTGGTCAAAGCCCTGCCAGTACTCGCCGCCTACCTGATCGGCCGCCGCCTCAGCCAGCCCTGGCGCTCCCGCCTGGGCGTGCTTGAGCCGCTCGACGGCATCTTGCTGGGGGCCGCCTGCGGGGTCGGCTTCACCTTGTTTGAGACCTTTTCGCACTACCTGCCTGCCACAGTCGAGCAGTTCACCGTGCAGGCCGGGGCACTCGGCATCGGCGAGGCCGCCGGGTTGCAGCTGTTGATTCCCCGGATTATCGGCAACGTCTCGGGCCACATGGCCTATAGCGGCTATCTGGGCTACTTCATCGGCCTCGGAGCCCTCAAGCGCACCCCCGCCCGGCGCTGGTGGATATTTTTGATCGGCTACTTGAGTGCTGCCTCCATCCACGCCCTCTGGAACGCCGCCGGCGTGTTGGGGGAGCCGGTGCTGGCCATCGCCGGGGTGCTCGCCTTTGCCTTTTTGATGGCGGCCATTCTCAAAGCGCGCAAACTCTCGCCGACCCGTCCCGGCGAGACCGCCTCCGCCTCCGGTGCCGGCAAGTAA
- a CDS encoding response regulator, with the protein MTNNTSVQTRILVVDDQAVMRRGFCSMLRLADHPFAIEEAADGIQALQLFEQLRPDLVLLDVGLPEVSGIEVARRIHSLEPLAKILMVAELEEDFLQAFRVDARGCLLKSVEAQELLNAVGLVLCGYLVFGKAIVRLIFEHAYLPEEPSKPGKLAISLTKREQEILGLIAQEYTNSEIAKHLYISPRTVDSHRARLMQKLGTRNTAGLVRIAVQQGLLQEPAAALRAYYGT; encoded by the coding sequence GTGACAAACAACACATCAGTTCAGACCCGCATTCTGGTCGTCGACGACCAGGCTGTGATGCGCCGGGGCTTTTGCAGCATGCTGCGTCTGGCGGATCACCCGTTTGCCATCGAGGAAGCGGCCGACGGCATCCAGGCGTTGCAGCTGTTCGAGCAGCTGCGACCCGACCTGGTGCTGCTGGACGTCGGATTGCCTGAGGTGAGCGGCATCGAGGTGGCGCGCCGCATCCACAGCCTCGAGCCGCTAGCCAAAATTTTGATGGTGGCCGAACTGGAGGAGGATTTCCTGCAGGCTTTTCGGGTCGATGCCCGCGGTTGTCTGCTCAAGAGCGTCGAGGCGCAGGAACTGCTCAATGCCGTAGGTCTGGTGCTCTGCGGGTACCTGGTCTTTGGCAAGGCGATTGTGCGGCTGATCTTTGAGCACGCCTACCTGCCCGAAGAGCCGAGCAAACCGGGAAAACTCGCCATCAGCCTCACCAAGCGGGAGCAGGAGATCCTGGGTCTGATTGCCCAGGAGTACACCAACTCCGAAATTGCCAAGCACCTCTACATCAGCCCCCGCACGGTCGATTCCCATCGCGCCCGCTTGATGCAGAAGTTGGGCACGCGCAACACCGCGGGCCTGGTGCGCATCGCCGTTCAGCAGGGATTGCTGCAGGAGCCGGCTGCGGCGTTGCGGGCCTACTACGGCACTTAA
- the cofH gene encoding 7,8-didemethyl-8-hydroxy-5-deazariboflavin synthase subunit CofH, with the protein MRDWKRLPATLDAAREGREMTVPEAAFLLSQTDPAARELVRSAADRLRADLVGERVSYVINRNINFSNICIQHCSFCAFRRDAPEAGAYSLDFAHILQKTAEAVASGATEICMQGGLNPAVRAAGGRVLDYYLQLVAAIKAHFPRIHLHAFSPQESFFIAREDQLSIETVLGELRAAGVDSMPGTAAEVLHEPVRRRLCPEKLSTLAWVRTVEAAHRTGLPMTSTMLSGHIETAMHRAIHLGVLRTIQKRTGGFTEFVLLPYVGLAAPRALRARVGRDQPELADALLTQAVARLFFGRSLVNHQPSWVKLGLEGAGEALRWGCNDIGGTLMEEHITAMAGAQGGTCQTPEALRAAVFQAGRTAYQRDTLYREVAAESIQPAASAKSAAR; encoded by the coding sequence ATGCGCGATTGGAAACGGTTGCCCGCCACCCTCGATGCTGCCCGGGAAGGCCGGGAGATGACGGTGCCCGAGGCGGCTTTCTTGCTCAGCCAGACCGACCCGGCGGCCCGCGAGCTTGTCCGCTCGGCCGCCGACCGCCTGCGCGCCGATCTAGTGGGTGAGCGGGTGAGCTACGTGATCAACCGCAACATCAACTTCTCGAACATCTGCATTCAGCACTGTTCGTTTTGCGCCTTCCGGCGCGACGCGCCGGAAGCGGGAGCCTACAGCCTTGACTTTGCCCACATCCTGCAGAAGACTGCCGAAGCGGTCGCCTCGGGCGCCACCGAGATCTGCATGCAGGGCGGTCTCAACCCGGCGGTGCGCGCTGCGGGCGGCCGGGTGCTCGACTATTATCTGCAGTTAGTAGCTGCGATCAAAGCGCATTTTCCCCGTATTCACCTGCACGCCTTTTCGCCGCAGGAGTCGTTTTTTATCGCCCGCGAGGACCAGCTGTCCATCGAGACGGTGCTTGGCGAACTGCGCGCCGCTGGGGTCGATTCGATGCCCGGCACGGCGGCGGAGGTGCTCCACGAGCCGGTGCGCCGCCGCCTCTGCCCCGAAAAGCTCAGTACCCTCGCCTGGGTGCGCACGGTCGAAGCCGCCCACCGCACCGGTTTACCGATGACCAGCACGATGCTGTCAGGTCACATCGAGACGGCTATGCATCGGGCTATTCACCTCGGCGTGCTGCGCACCATCCAGAAGCGCACCGGTGGGTTCACCGAATTTGTGCTCCTGCCCTACGTCGGACTTGCCGCTCCGCGCGCCCTGCGCGCCCGCGTCGGGCGCGATCAGCCGGAACTGGCGGACGCGCTGCTCACCCAGGCGGTGGCGCGTCTATTTTTTGGGCGCTCACTGGTCAATCACCAACCCAGTTGGGTAAAGCTCGGCCTGGAGGGGGCGGGCGAAGCCTTGCGCTGGGGGTGCAACGACATCGGCGGCACCCTGATGGAGGAGCACATCACCGCGATGGCCGGAGCCCAGGGCGGCACCTGTCAGACGCCCGAGGCTCTGCGCGCCGCCGTCTTTCAGGCCGGACGCACCGCGTACCAGCGGGACACGCTCTACCGGGAAGTGGCCGCAGAAAGTATCCAGCCGGCTGCATCGGCCAAGTCCGCCGCCAGATAA
- a CDS encoding ABC transporter permease translates to MELKEQTPITLSLGNGPPPTRRGGLDLIETVQLAWGSLLANKLRSALTMLGVIIGIAAVIAMVAIGRGAQAQTEAQLKSLGSNLIFVQNGAATFGGTPGASQGAGTATTLTWDDAKAIAATAQAVEDVAPQLNGRAQATFAGANTNTNLVGTTPSYVKVRDFLPLTGRFFNQIELDQSAKVAVLGQTVVDELGLDPQSALGKSIRIRGEDFLVIGTLEYKGATQFRDQDDQIVLPLTTMASRIVGVNSLGGIALNNVAVSAKGGDQIDAAQFQITNLLRLRHKIVPPRVDDFFIRTQADLVEASNSVTGIFTILLGVTAAISLVVGGIGIMNIMLVSVSERTREIGIRKAIGARSGDILRQFLIEAVVLAASGGLLGIGLGVAAAWAVSATLGWQTSVAAESIALSLGVCVAIGVFFGVYPARQAARLDPIAALRAD, encoded by the coding sequence ATGGAACTCAAAGAGCAAACGCCCATCACCCTGTCTTTGGGCAACGGTCCGCCCCCCACCCGCCGGGGCGGTCTCGACCTCATCGAGACCGTCCAGCTGGCCTGGGGATCGCTATTGGCCAACAAATTGCGCTCGGCCCTCACGATGCTCGGGGTGATTATCGGCATCGCGGCGGTGATCGCGATGGTGGCCATCGGCCGGGGTGCCCAGGCCCAGACGGAGGCCCAGCTCAAATCCCTGGGCTCCAACTTGATCTTCGTCCAGAACGGTGCGGCCACCTTCGGCGGTACCCCCGGCGCCTCCCAGGGGGCAGGCACGGCCACCACCCTCACCTGGGATGACGCCAAAGCGATCGCCGCCACCGCCCAGGCGGTCGAGGATGTGGCACCCCAGCTCAACGGCCGCGCCCAGGCTACCTTCGCCGGGGCCAACACCAACACCAACCTGGTGGGCACTACACCTTCCTACGTCAAAGTCCGCGACTTTCTGCCGCTCACCGGCCGCTTCTTTAACCAGATCGAACTGGATCAATCGGCAAAAGTGGCCGTCCTCGGCCAGACGGTCGTCGACGAGTTGGGCCTCGATCCCCAGAGTGCCCTGGGCAAGAGCATCCGCATCCGCGGCGAAGATTTTTTGGTGATTGGCACCCTCGAATACAAGGGCGCCACCCAGTTTCGCGATCAAGACGATCAGATCGTGCTGCCGCTGACGACCATGGCCAGCCGCATCGTCGGGGTCAACTCCCTAGGTGGCATAGCGCTGAATAACGTGGCCGTCTCGGCCAAAGGCGGCGATCAGATCGACGCCGCCCAGTTCCAGATCACCAACTTGCTGCGACTGCGCCACAAGATCGTGCCGCCACGGGTGGACGACTTTTTCATCCGCACCCAGGCCGACCTGGTCGAAGCCTCCAACAGCGTCACCGGCATCTTCACGATCTTGCTGGGGGTAACGGCGGCCATCTCGCTGGTGGTGGGCGGCATCGGGATCATGAACATCATGCTTGTCTCAGTCAGCGAGCGCACCCGCGAAATCGGCATCCGCAAGGCGATCGGCGCGCGCTCGGGCGATATTCTCCGGCAGTTTTTGATCGAAGCGGTGGTGCTCGCGGCGAGCGGCGGCCTGCTGGGGATCGGCCTTGGAGTAGCCGCCGCCTGGGCGGTGAGCGCCACGCTCGGCTGGCAGACGAGCGTCGCCGCCGAGTCGATCGCGCTCTCGCTCGGGGTGTGCGTGGCCATCGGCGTCTTTTTTGGGGTCTACCCGGCCCGGCAGGCGGCCCGGCTCGACCCGATCGCCGCCCTGCGCGCCGATTAA
- a CDS encoding alpha/beta hydrolase: MYPEVQSMTGSTVASEYLKSADGLRLHITRWDVPEPFGALLVVPGKGEHGGRYGKLAAELAGCGWRTWGLDPRGQGLSDGPRSQIESYDEFLADTGTALEALGRECPGRPVVVLGYSMGAVTGVLAALRWPDRVQGLICVSPAFVIDNRLRGLAKVFAYLGSWLFAQSIVASGYNPTAVTNCPLEQQRIAADPLIDGTTRPRLVVELHKAGAQCLRLAPQLAIPALILATPFDRIVDARGAQTFYDRLPGDRTIHWYDDQLHDLLHERRSAEVTGEIAGWLRERWPGA, translated from the coding sequence GTGTATCCCGAAGTGCAGTCGATGACCGGTTCAACTGTTGCCAGCGAGTACCTGAAATCTGCCGATGGCCTGCGCCTGCACATCACCCGCTGGGATGTGCCCGAGCCTTTTGGGGCGTTGCTGGTGGTGCCTGGCAAGGGGGAACACGGCGGTCGCTACGGCAAACTGGCCGCCGAACTGGCCGGCTGTGGCTGGCGGACCTGGGGATTGGACCCGCGCGGCCAGGGCCTTTCCGACGGACCGCGCTCCCAGATCGAGTCCTATGATGAGTTTTTGGCCGATACCGGAACGGCTCTGGAAGCCCTTGGACGGGAGTGCCCCGGCCGACCCGTGGTTGTACTCGGATACAGTATGGGGGCGGTGACGGGAGTGCTGGCAGCGCTGCGGTGGCCCGACCGTGTCCAGGGACTCATCTGCGTCTCACCGGCTTTTGTCATCGACAATCGCCTGCGGGGCCTTGCAAAGGTTTTTGCGTACCTGGGAAGCTGGCTTTTCGCGCAGAGCATTGTCGCATCGGGCTACAATCCGACCGCGGTGACCAACTGCCCCCTGGAGCAACAGCGGATTGCCGCCGATCCGCTGATCGACGGTACCACCCGGCCCCGTCTGGTGGTGGAATTGCATAAAGCGGGGGCACAATGCTTGCGCCTGGCTCCTCAGTTGGCTATCCCAGCGCTCATTCTTGCGACGCCTTTTGATCGCATCGTCGATGCGCGGGGGGCACAGACTTTTTACGACCGCCTCCCGGGCGATCGAACCATCCACTGGTACGACGATCAACTGCACGATCTGTTGCACGAGCGGCGCAGTGCCGAGGTGACGGGCGAGATTGCCGGTTGGCTGCGGGAGAGATGGCCGGGTGCTTAG
- the hisB gene encoding imidazoleglycerol-phosphate dehydratase HisB → MEPRIASTVRTTRETDIQIRLDLDGSGRVQAETGVPFLDHMLAQIATHGLIDIDVSAQGDLHIDDHHTNEDVGIAFGQCLAKALGDKRGISRFGHFAAPLDEALVQVVLDLSGRPHLSYGLEIPTQRVGSYDTQLVREFYQAVVNNSSMTLHLRQLAGINSHHIIEASFKAFARALRLAVEIDPRRADSLPSSKGAL, encoded by the coding sequence ATGGAACCACGCATTGCTTCAACAGTACGCACGACGCGCGAAACCGACATCCAGATTCGCCTCGACCTCGACGGCAGCGGCCGGGTCCAGGCTGAGACGGGCGTCCCTTTTCTCGACCACATGCTCGCCCAGATTGCCACCCATGGCCTGATCGACATCGACGTGAGCGCCCAGGGGGACTTGCACATCGACGATCACCATACCAACGAGGATGTCGGCATCGCCTTTGGGCAGTGCCTGGCCAAGGCCCTGGGCGACAAGCGGGGCATCTCGCGCTTTGGGCATTTTGCCGCCCCCCTCGACGAAGCGCTCGTGCAGGTGGTGCTCGATCTTTCCGGCCGCCCGCACCTGAGCTACGGCCTGGAGATCCCCACCCAGCGCGTCGGCAGCTACGATACCCAACTGGTGCGCGAGTTTTACCAGGCGGTGGTCAACAACAGCTCGATGACCCTGCACCTGCGCCAGTTGGCCGGGATCAACTCCCACCACATCATCGAGGCGTCTTTCAAGGCCTTTGCCCGCGCTTTGCGCCTGGCGGTCGAGATTGATCCCCGCCGCGCCGACAGCCTACCCAGCAGCAAGGGGGCGCTCTAG
- a CDS encoding tetratricopeptide repeat protein, producing the protein MPRNAKPAQTALGRSLSAGLALLLLALPAAAQSLAERGRNCAVQKQGLAAGRNRHLNACTNYGWTLHLAGREGEAIAVLAETARLVPDDEKPLNALGVVYLFTEDYPQAVAVNRQAIRLKADNEIAYYNLSLGLWELGRYEEAARAAREAARLDPQNPHPKVAVAIAEARAGRFELARQAYREAIGLDRRYRSRAYLEQLRRSDFSVRQVTAARAVLKSLGNSG; encoded by the coding sequence TTGCCACGAAACGCAAAACCGGCCCAGACGGCCCTCGGCCGCTCCCTGTCGGCCGGACTGGCGCTTTTGTTGTTGGCCCTGCCCGCCGCCGCCCAGAGCCTGGCGGAGCGCGGGCGCAACTGCGCCGTCCAGAAGCAAGGGCTCGCCGCCGGGCGCAACCGCCACCTCAACGCCTGCACCAACTACGGCTGGACATTGCATCTGGCGGGGCGCGAGGGCGAGGCGATCGCGGTACTCGCCGAGACCGCCCGCCTGGTGCCCGACGACGAGAAACCCCTCAACGCCCTGGGCGTGGTTTATCTGTTTACCGAAGACTATCCCCAGGCGGTAGCGGTCAACCGCCAGGCCATCCGGCTAAAAGCCGACAACGAAATCGCTTACTACAACCTCAGCCTCGGCCTCTGGGAACTGGGGCGCTACGAGGAGGCCGCCCGCGCCGCCCGCGAAGCCGCCCGCCTCGATCCGCAAAATCCCCATCCAAAAGTGGCCGTTGCCATCGCCGAGGCGCGGGCCGGCCGCTTCGAGCTCGCCCGGCAAGCCTACCGCGAAGCGATCGGCCTCGACCGCCGCTACCGCAGCCGCGCCTACCTTGAGCAGCTCAGGCGCTCGGACTTTAGCGTCCGGCAGGTGACAGCGGCCCGCGCCGTTCTCAAGTCCCTTGGCAATTCCGGTTAG
- a CDS encoding D-glycero-alpha-D-manno-heptose-1,7-bisphosphate 7-phosphatase: MLRRAVFLDRDGVLNQERGYLHRLCDLELIPGAAKAVRRLNDAGWFTVLASNQSGPARGYYPQSHVDALHQRLATLLAAEAGADLDRMLYAPTLSPTEGGTHAGYSHWSTWRKPNTGMLVAAAWRFGLDLSASFMVGDKATDIDLARNAGCRGILVQTGFGKQVHSGSYQYAVEPDYLAADLADAAGWILSAATSR, translated from the coding sequence GTGCTTAGGCGGGCGGTTTTTCTCGATCGCGACGGTGTGCTTAACCAGGAGCGGGGCTATCTGCACCGGCTCTGCGATCTGGAGTTGATCCCCGGCGCGGCAAAGGCGGTGCGCAGGCTCAATGACGCGGGTTGGTTCACGGTGCTGGCCTCCAATCAGTCGGGACCGGCGCGCGGGTACTATCCCCAAAGCCACGTCGATGCCCTGCACCAGCGGCTTGCAACGTTGCTTGCGGCGGAGGCAGGGGCCGATCTCGATCGGATGCTCTACGCGCCGACCCTCAGCCCAACCGAGGGTGGCACCCACGCGGGGTACAGCCACTGGTCCACCTGGCGCAAGCCAAATACGGGCATGCTCGTGGCGGCGGCCTGGCGGTTCGGTCTGGATCTTTCGGCCAGTTTCATGGTCGGCGATAAAGCTACCGATATCGATCTAGCCCGCAATGCCGGTTGCCGGGGCATTCTGGTGCAGACAGGCTTCGGGAAGCAAGTGCATTCGGGCAGCTATCAGTACGCCGTCGAGCCGGATTATCTGGCGGCGGACTTGGCCGATGCAGCCGGCTGGATACTTTCTGCGGCCACTTCCCGGTAG
- a CDS encoding histidine phosphatase family protein has product MRVVLVRHGQSTWNAQGLVQGRTDQSVLTEAGVAQARATAAVFEKIGFGAVFCSPLQRARQTADLLLAGHAPVAVEYCESLMEIDLPGWEGLNHTQLAERFPEEHALWRRAPEKLDLDGFVPLAALWEQAHDFWRMLLARPATATVLVVAHNAINKALVSTALGLPPSAYARLLQSNTGISVLNFDAAGYAQLESLNLTAHTGAALPKYKQGTRLLLVRHGETEWNRMERFQGQIDVPLNNQGRAQAEQAATFLKEMPITRAFSSPLLRPKTTAEAILRFHPGVALELIPALQEICHGQWEGKFREEIDLLFPGELDRWQREPHSVQMPEGENLTQVWERATAAWSGIVRGVDSGVALVVAHDAINKAIVAAAVGAGPEDFWRFKQGNGSVTVIDYPDGPEGRPQLSAVNITSHLGGVFDCTAAGAL; this is encoded by the coding sequence ATGCGCGTTGTGCTGGTTCGCCATGGCCAGAGTACCTGGAATGCCCAGGGTCTTGTCCAGGGGCGCACGGATCAGTCGGTGCTGACCGAAGCCGGTGTCGCCCAGGCGCGCGCCACCGCCGCCGTTTTCGAAAAGATCGGGTTTGGGGCGGTCTTCTGCAGTCCCCTGCAGCGTGCCCGCCAGACGGCGGATCTGTTGCTTGCGGGGCACGCGCCGGTGGCGGTCGAATATTGCGAGTCGTTGATGGAAATTGACCTGCCGGGTTGGGAAGGGCTCAATCACACCCAACTGGCCGAGCGCTTTCCCGAGGAGCATGCCCTCTGGCGCCGAGCACCCGAGAAGCTCGATTTGGACGGCTTTGTGCCGCTTGCCGCTTTGTGGGAGCAGGCCCATGACTTCTGGCGCATGCTGCTCGCGCGCCCTGCGACCGCAACGGTGCTGGTGGTGGCCCACAACGCGATCAACAAAGCCCTGGTCTCGACCGCCCTCGGCCTGCCCCCGAGCGCCTACGCCCGCCTGCTGCAGTCGAACACCGGCATCAGCGTGCTCAATTTTGACGCCGCCGGTTACGCCCAGCTCGAATCGTTGAACCTGACCGCCCACACCGGTGCGGCTCTGCCCAAGTACAAGCAGGGCACCCGGCTGTTGCTGGTGCGCCACGGTGAGACCGAATGGAACCGGATGGAGCGCTTCCAGGGGCAGATCGACGTTCCCCTCAACAACCAGGGTCGCGCCCAGGCCGAGCAGGCGGCGACCTTTCTCAAGGAGATGCCCATTACCCGCGCCTTCAGCAGCCCGCTTTTGCGGCCAAAGACCACCGCCGAAGCTATCCTGCGCTTTCACCCGGGGGTGGCGCTCGAACTCATCCCGGCGCTGCAGGAAATCTGCCACGGCCAGTGGGAGGGCAAATTCCGCGAGGAGATCGACTTGCTCTTTCCGGGTGAACTCGACCGCTGGCAGCGCGAACCCCACAGCGTGCAGATGCCGGAGGGCGAAAATCTTACCCAGGTTTGGGAGCGCGCCACCGCCGCCTGGAGCGGGATCGTCCGCGGGGTGGATAGCGGTGTAGCGCTGGTGGTGGCCCACGACGCCATCAACAAGGCGATCGTCGCGGCGGCGGTCGGGGCCGGTCCGGAGGATTTTTGGCGCTTCAAGCAGGGCAACGGTTCGGTGACGGTGATCGACTACCCGGACGGTCCCGAGGGTCGCCCCCAATTGAGTGCTGTCAATATCACCTCCCACCTGGGCGGGGTGTTCGACTGCACCGCCGCCGGAGCGCTCTAG